TGCAAGGCGTATCCAACGTGAACAAGAACATAGTCGCCGAGCACAAGAGTTTCGTCCTGAACAAGAAAAAGACTAACTCGGCGCTCAACACCCTTGACTTCGCAACGGGCGTAGCTGCCATTAATTTCGATAATCTGCATCGGAAGTCCCAGGCACATTTTCGCAGTCCAGCACTGTTAGTCTTTCTAGTATTTTGAATTAAAAGGCGGCCCAGCA
This genomic stretch from Rhodospirillaceae bacterium harbors:
- a CDS encoding HypC/HybG/HupF family hydrogenase formation chaperone is translated as MCLGLPMQIIEINGSYARCEVKGVERRVSLFLVQDETLVLGDYVLVHVGYALQKISPTTAQTTWEHYDSILGEYTDDSEIDVMSQESRGTEK